In the Kitasatospora terrestris genome, one interval contains:
- the eccCa gene encoding type VII secretion protein EccCa, translating to MSVVTVKRPPRAYPPPVPDQPVELVPPPELPRAGGEDWMMSLLPLLGMGGSAAFFFSPGAQGPMKMMGVLMVASTAAMAVAQIVKARKGGSAGTADERRDYLKYLQQKRREVRRTAERQRGALLFTHPEPDQLWSIVAEGRRLWERRPSDADFAQIRVGRGPLQLSTPLVAPQTAPMDELEPLAAEAMGTFIRTHGTLQDLPLAVSLRAFYHITVCGDPDSVYGNVRAMIAQLATLHSPEDLMIGVAAAPGAVDEWEWAKWLPHTQHRKEADGAGSRRLIASGLGELEELLANELAGRKGFSRDSVPTPDQPHIVVVMDGAGVPVDSVLAGAEGVQGVTVIEVVPGDLDEPNGHLVITIGKDELLLEAASGASYPGKPDALSSWQSEALARQLAPFRASAGDDDGDPSLVSMDFTEMMHTGDPGSFDPARHWRPKPIAEKLRVPLGVGQNGEYVWLDIKEASLQGMGPHGMCVGATGSGKSEVLRTIVLALAVTHSSEVLNLVLADFKGGATFAGMAEMPHTAAVITNLEGEATLIDRMRDAIEGEMNRRQELLRTAGNYANINEYERARAAGAALDPMPSLLMIIDEFSELLTAKPDFIDLFIQIGRIGRSLGMHMLLASQRLEEGKLRGLDTFLSYRLGLRTFSAAESRAAIGVPDAYHLPPIPGVGYLKFGSDVMERFRAAYVSGAYRAPGQQRVVGGRAVTAQPVLFTAAEVPVIEPVVEEVVEESAPEVDDSLLPTMLDVFVERMVGQGPPAHQVWLPPLEAAPSIDQLVPPLQVTADRGLSAPHGRNGGLVVPVGIVDKPRDQRRDIMELDYSGAAGHGMIVGGPRSGKSTLVRTIVAGFSVTHTPVETQFYLLDFGGGGFGSLADLPHVGGVAGRLDVEKVRRTISEVHGVLNRREELFRSTGIDTIATYRSRRAAGQLPDEQFGDVFLMIDGWLTFKQEFEVLEPVIADIAQRGLGYGVHVIITAARYAEVRPALKDLLQNRVELKLGDSMESEIDRKVAVNVPPIPGRGLTPGKLHFLSGLPRMDGSSSIEDLVDGVADLVAQVNAGWTGPRAPQVRMLPAVLDGQSLPKGFEHPELGIAFGVDEVELAPVFVNFETDPLFIVFGESESGKSAMLRMLIKQITERYTPDQAGIVVGDFRRSLLGVVPPEYLVEYAAAAPAMSSIVEMLRGACSRRLPGPDVTPEQLRNRSWYSGKDMFVIVDDYELVATQSGNPMAPLAEFLPFARDIGLRIIIARNSGGAGRSLFEPIMQRMRELGGQGVLLSGDKNEGALLGTVKPQPLPPGRGVFVSRRITAGQTVQTGWLPTP from the coding sequence ATGAGTGTCGTGACGGTCAAGCGTCCACCCCGGGCGTACCCGCCCCCGGTGCCGGACCAGCCGGTCGAGTTGGTACCGCCGCCGGAGCTCCCGCGGGCGGGCGGCGAGGACTGGATGATGTCGCTGCTGCCGCTGTTGGGCATGGGCGGCTCCGCGGCGTTCTTCTTCTCGCCGGGCGCACAGGGTCCGATGAAGATGATGGGCGTGCTGATGGTGGCGTCCACCGCGGCGATGGCGGTCGCGCAGATCGTCAAGGCCCGCAAGGGCGGCAGCGCGGGCACCGCGGACGAGCGGCGCGACTACCTGAAGTACCTTCAGCAGAAGCGCCGCGAGGTCCGCCGGACCGCCGAACGGCAGCGCGGCGCCCTGCTGTTCACCCACCCCGAGCCGGACCAGCTGTGGTCGATCGTGGCCGAGGGCCGCCGGTTGTGGGAGCGGCGGCCGTCCGACGCGGACTTCGCCCAGATCCGGGTGGGCCGCGGCCCGCTGCAGCTGTCGACGCCGCTGGTGGCTCCGCAGACCGCGCCGATGGACGAGCTGGAGCCGCTCGCCGCGGAGGCGATGGGCACCTTCATCCGGACCCACGGGACGCTCCAGGACCTGCCGCTGGCGGTCTCGCTGCGCGCCTTCTACCACATCACGGTCTGCGGCGACCCGGACTCGGTGTACGGCAACGTGCGCGCGATGATCGCCCAGCTGGCCACCCTGCACTCGCCCGAGGACCTGATGATCGGCGTCGCCGCCGCTCCGGGTGCGGTCGACGAGTGGGAGTGGGCGAAGTGGCTGCCGCACACCCAGCACCGCAAGGAGGCGGACGGCGCGGGCTCGCGGCGACTGATCGCCTCCGGGCTGGGCGAGTTGGAGGAGCTGCTGGCCAATGAGCTGGCCGGCCGCAAGGGCTTCTCGCGGGACTCCGTGCCGACCCCGGACCAGCCGCACATCGTGGTGGTCATGGACGGCGCGGGCGTGCCGGTGGACTCGGTCCTGGCCGGCGCGGAGGGCGTCCAGGGCGTGACCGTGATCGAGGTCGTCCCCGGCGACCTGGACGAGCCCAACGGCCACCTGGTGATCACCATCGGCAAGGACGAGCTGCTGCTGGAGGCCGCCTCGGGCGCCTCCTACCCGGGCAAGCCGGACGCCCTGTCGAGCTGGCAGTCCGAGGCGCTGGCCCGCCAGTTGGCGCCGTTCCGGGCCTCGGCCGGCGACGACGACGGCGACCCCTCGCTGGTCTCGATGGACTTCACCGAGATGATGCACACCGGCGACCCGGGCTCCTTCGACCCGGCCCGGCACTGGCGGCCGAAGCCGATCGCCGAGAAGCTCCGGGTGCCGCTGGGCGTCGGCCAGAACGGCGAGTACGTCTGGCTGGACATCAAGGAGGCCTCGCTCCAGGGCATGGGCCCGCACGGCATGTGCGTCGGCGCGACCGGTTCCGGCAAGTCCGAGGTGCTGCGCACCATCGTGCTGGCGCTCGCGGTGACCCACTCCTCCGAGGTGCTCAACCTGGTCCTCGCCGACTTCAAGGGTGGTGCGACCTTCGCCGGCATGGCGGAGATGCCGCACACCGCGGCCGTGATCACCAACCTCGAGGGCGAAGCCACCCTGATCGACCGCATGCGCGACGCGATCGAGGGCGAGATGAACCGCCGTCAGGAGCTGCTGCGGACGGCGGGCAACTACGCCAACATCAACGAGTACGAGCGGGCCCGCGCGGCCGGTGCGGCGCTCGACCCGATGCCCTCGCTGCTGATGATCATCGACGAGTTCTCCGAGCTGCTCACCGCGAAGCCGGACTTCATCGACCTGTTCATCCAGATCGGCCGGATCGGCCGTTCGCTCGGTATGCACATGCTGCTCGCCTCCCAGCGGCTGGAGGAGGGGAAGCTCCGCGGCCTGGACACCTTCCTCTCCTACCGGCTGGGTCTGCGCACCTTCTCGGCCGCCGAGTCGCGGGCCGCGATCGGCGTCCCGGACGCCTACCACCTGCCGCCGATCCCCGGTGTCGGCTACCTGAAGTTCGGCTCCGACGTGATGGAGCGCTTCCGCGCCGCGTACGTCTCCGGCGCCTACCGGGCGCCGGGCCAGCAGCGCGTCGTCGGCGGGCGGGCGGTCACCGCGCAGCCGGTGCTGTTCACCGCCGCCGAGGTGCCGGTCATCGAGCCGGTGGTCGAGGAGGTCGTCGAGGAGTCGGCGCCCGAGGTGGACGACTCGCTGCTGCCGACCATGCTCGACGTGTTCGTGGAGCGCATGGTCGGCCAGGGCCCGCCGGCCCACCAGGTGTGGCTGCCGCCGCTGGAGGCCGCGCCCTCGATCGACCAGCTGGTGCCGCCGCTCCAGGTGACCGCGGACCGCGGCCTCTCCGCGCCGCACGGCCGCAACGGCGGCCTGGTGGTGCCGGTCGGCATCGTCGACAAGCCGCGCGACCAGCGCCGCGACATCATGGAGCTGGACTACTCCGGCGCCGCCGGCCACGGCATGATCGTCGGTGGTCCGCGGTCCGGCAAGTCGACCCTGGTGCGCACCATCGTGGCCGGCTTCTCGGTCACCCACACCCCGGTCGAGACGCAGTTCTACCTGCTGGACTTCGGCGGCGGCGGTTTCGGCTCGCTGGCCGACCTGCCGCACGTCGGCGGTGTCGCGGGCCGACTGGACGTGGAGAAGGTCCGCCGCACCATCAGCGAGGTGCACGGCGTGCTGAACCGCCGGGAGGAGCTGTTCCGCTCCACCGGGATCGACACCATCGCCACCTACCGGTCCCGCCGGGCGGCCGGCCAGCTGCCGGACGAGCAGTTCGGCGACGTCTTCCTGATGATCGACGGCTGGCTGACCTTCAAGCAGGAGTTCGAGGTCCTGGAGCCGGTCATCGCCGACATCGCCCAGCGCGGTCTCGGCTACGGCGTCCACGTGATCATCACCGCGGCCCGGTACGCCGAGGTCCGCCCGGCGCTGAAGGACCTGCTGCAGAACCGGGTCGAGCTCAAGCTCGGCGACTCGATGGAGTCCGAGATCGACCGCAAGGTCGCCGTGAACGTCCCGCCGATCCCCGGCCGCGGTCTGACCCCCGGCAAGCTGCACTTCCTGTCCGGCCTGCCGCGCATGGACGGCTCCTCCAGCATCGAGGACCTGGTGGACGGCGTGGCCGACCTGGTCGCCCAGGTGAACGCGGGCTGGACCGGCCCGCGCGCCCCGCAGGTCCGGATGCTGCCCGCCGTCCTGGACGGGCAGTCGCTGCCCAAGGGCTTCGAGCACCCGGAGCTGGGCATCGCGTTCGGTGTCGACGAGGTCGAGCTGGCGCCGGTCTTCGTGAACTTCGAGACCGACCCGCTGTTCATCGTCTTCGGCGAGAGCGAGTCCGGTAAGTCGGCGATGCTGCGGATGCTGATCAAGCAGATCACCGAGCGGTACACCCCGGACCAGGCCGGCATCGTGGTCGGCGACTTCCGCCGCTCGCTGCTGGGCGTCGTCCCGCCGGAGTACCTGGTGGAGTACGCGGCCGCCGCCCCGGCGATGTCCTCGATCGTGGAGATGCTGCGCGGCGCCTGTTCGCGCCGCCTGCCCGGCCCGGACGTCACGCCGGAGCAGCTGCGCAACCGCAGCTGGTACAGCGGCAAGGACATGTTCGTGATCGTGGACGACTACGAGCTGGTCGCGACCCAGTCGGGCAACCCGATGGCGCCGCTGGCCGAGTTCCTGCCGTTCGCCCGCGACATCGGCCTGCGCATCATCATCGCCCGCAACTCCGGCGGCGCCGGCCGCTCGCTGTTCGAGCCGATCATGCAGCGGATGCGCGAGCTCGGCGGCCAGGGCGTCCTGCTCTCCGGCGACAAGAACGAGGGTGCGCTGCTCGGCACGGTCAAGCCGCAGCCGCTGCCCCCGGGCCGGGGCGTCTTCGTCTCGCGCCGGATCACGGCCGGCCAGACCGTCCAGACCGGCTGGCTGCCGACGCCGTAG
- a CDS encoding APC family permease, with product MTDTLHPQVAAPEGAGSASGNPQKLSRSLGVVGGTLLTLSCVTPASSLFVIVPELFNSLGTFTGLTIAIGSLICVAVAFCYSELGTLIPSAGGEYAMVGTLAGRFAGWLVFIQSLIVVMIVPSLIAIGTADYLAPIIQVDPKVAGAVVMIAATVAGLLDLRANAWITGIFLVLEVIACAVVSFLGFANSERGLGSLLHGQVADGNGGASPVTLALIMAGMGTALFVTQGFSTAIYLSEELENPRTNVAKTVLWTLGLSVVIILVPVAAITVGAPDLAALTNGNISDLVAGWAGSSVGTFVSLCIALAIINAGIVMVIQNSRVLFASGRDKAWPEPINRAFGTLNRFKAPWISTLAVGIPGAVLCFVPQDTLTSITGVAVAALYLLVAVAALFARKGHHKDAPAWRQPLWPALPILVIVALAYTLYSQDKMALLYTAGITVLASLYWVFYLRPRQDSRWVITVPEDEQV from the coding sequence ATGACCGACACGCTTCACCCGCAGGTCGCCGCCCCGGAGGGCGCCGGTTCAGCCTCCGGGAACCCGCAGAAGCTCTCCCGATCGCTCGGCGTCGTGGGCGGCACGCTGCTCACCCTGTCGTGTGTCACCCCGGCCTCCTCACTGTTCGTGATCGTCCCCGAGCTCTTCAACTCACTGGGCACGTTCACCGGCCTGACCATCGCGATCGGCTCGCTGATCTGCGTCGCGGTGGCCTTCTGCTACTCCGAGCTCGGCACCCTGATCCCCAGCGCCGGCGGCGAGTACGCGATGGTCGGCACCCTGGCGGGCCGCTTCGCCGGCTGGCTGGTCTTCATCCAGTCGCTGATCGTGGTGATGATCGTGCCCTCGCTGATCGCGATCGGCACCGCCGACTACCTGGCGCCGATCATCCAGGTCGACCCCAAGGTCGCCGGCGCCGTGGTGATGATCGCGGCGACCGTGGCCGGTCTGCTCGACCTGCGGGCCAACGCCTGGATCACCGGCATCTTCCTGGTCCTCGAGGTCATCGCCTGCGCCGTGGTCTCCTTCCTCGGCTTCGCCAACAGCGAGCGGGGCCTCGGCAGCCTGCTGCACGGCCAGGTCGCCGACGGCAACGGCGGCGCCAGCCCGGTCACCCTCGCGCTGATCATGGCCGGCATGGGCACCGCGCTCTTCGTCACCCAGGGCTTCTCCACCGCCATCTACCTCTCCGAGGAGCTGGAGAACCCGCGCACCAACGTCGCCAAGACCGTGCTGTGGACCCTGGGCCTGTCGGTCGTCATCATCCTGGTCCCGGTCGCCGCGATCACCGTGGGCGCCCCCGACCTGGCCGCGCTGACCAACGGCAACATCTCCGACCTGGTGGCCGGCTGGGCCGGCAGCTCGGTGGGCACCTTCGTCAGCCTCTGCATCGCGCTGGCCATCATCAACGCCGGCATCGTGATGGTCATCCAGAACTCCCGCGTGCTCTTCGCCTCCGGCCGTGACAAGGCGTGGCCGGAGCCGATCAACCGGGCCTTCGGCACCCTGAACCGCTTCAAGGCCCCGTGGATCTCCACCCTGGCCGTCGGCATCCCCGGCGCGGTGCTCTGCTTCGTCCCGCAGGACACCCTGACCAGCATCACCGGTGTCGCCGTCGCCGCCCTGTACCTGCTGGTCGCCGTCGCCGCCCTGTTCGCCCGCAAGGGCCACCACAAGGACGCCCCGGCGTGGCGCCAGCCGCTCTGGCCGGCCCTGCCGATCCTGGTGATCGTGGCGCTCGCCTACACTCTGTACAGCCAGGACAAGATGGCCCTGCTCTACACCGCCGGCATCACCGTGCTGGCCAGCCTCTACTGGGTCTTCTACCTGCGCCCGCGGCAGGACAGCCGTTGGGTGATCACCGTCCCCGAGGACGAGCAGGTCTGA
- the mycP gene encoding type VII secretion-associated serine protease mycosin, whose protein sequence is MSLGTFRRAAAVLVVLGVVGGTAAAPAFAAGPSAGAADGAGAVRWSPMSIAAAGECTFPAADVKSKPWALQRVLLDQLWAAGTGKDVTVAVIDTGVDASNPQLAGKVIDGGSLLKDRQTGKAVEGTGVTDKVGHGTKVAGIIAARPLPDRTGFVGLAPDARILAIRQNDSDGNGDVTTLVAAINQAITAGAKVINISQDVRADNDKGEFEGRGALEEALKRAEHENVVVVASSGNDGREGDTYPAAIETVLAVGASDRNNERAPFSQYGDFVDIAAPGVDMLSTVPAGGQCVDNGTSFSAPYVAGLAAVLKGMYPKWTAQQIRTRIEQTAQRNERGANRFIGWGVVDPVKAVQSESAPAESPSPDAKVKLDNVPIVAQPLGLAETQADRDARTATFVLGGGGLAVAALAGGAVVLRDFRRRRGEHA, encoded by the coding sequence GTGTCGTTGGGTACGTTCCGCAGGGCCGCCGCCGTGCTGGTCGTGCTGGGGGTGGTCGGGGGCACCGCCGCGGCGCCCGCCTTCGCGGCCGGGCCCTCGGCCGGCGCAGCCGACGGGGCCGGCGCGGTCCGCTGGTCCCCGATGTCGATAGCCGCCGCGGGTGAGTGCACCTTCCCCGCCGCGGACGTGAAGAGCAAGCCGTGGGCACTCCAGCGGGTGCTGCTCGACCAGCTCTGGGCGGCCGGCACCGGCAAGGACGTCACGGTCGCGGTGATCGACACCGGCGTGGACGCCAGCAACCCGCAGCTGGCCGGCAAGGTGATCGACGGCGGTTCGCTGCTCAAGGACCGGCAGACCGGCAAGGCCGTCGAAGGCACCGGCGTCACCGACAAGGTCGGCCACGGCACCAAGGTGGCCGGCATCATCGCGGCCCGTCCGCTGCCCGACCGGACCGGCTTCGTGGGCCTGGCGCCGGACGCCAGGATCCTGGCGATCCGGCAGAACGACAGCGACGGCAACGGGGACGTCACCACCCTGGTGGCCGCGATCAACCAGGCGATCACGGCCGGCGCGAAGGTGATCAACATCTCGCAGGACGTGCGCGCCGACAACGACAAGGGCGAGTTCGAGGGCCGGGGCGCCCTGGAGGAGGCCCTGAAGCGGGCCGAGCACGAGAACGTCGTGGTGGTCGCCTCGTCCGGCAACGACGGGCGCGAGGGCGACACCTATCCGGCCGCCATCGAAACGGTGCTGGCCGTCGGCGCCTCCGACCGCAACAACGAGCGCGCGCCGTTCTCCCAGTACGGCGACTTCGTCGACATCGCCGCGCCCGGGGTGGACATGCTCTCCACCGTGCCGGCCGGCGGCCAGTGCGTCGACAACGGCACCAGCTTCTCCGCCCCGTACGTGGCCGGACTGGCCGCCGTGCTCAAGGGCATGTACCCGAAGTGGACGGCCCAGCAGATCCGCACCCGGATCGAACAGACCGCGCAGCGCAACGAGCGCGGCGCGAACCGCTTCATCGGCTGGGGCGTCGTCGACCCGGTGAAGGCGGTGCAGAGCGAGAGCGCTCCCGCCGAGTCCCCGAGCCCCGACGCCAAGGTGAAGCTGGACAACGTCCCGATCGTGGCGCAGCCGCTGGGCCTGGCCGAGACCCAGGCCGACCGGGACGCCCGCACCGCGACCTTCGTGCTCGGCGGCGGCGGTCTGGCGGTCGCCGCGCTGGCCGGCGGCGCCGTGGTGCTGCGCGACTTCCGCCGCCGCCGCGGCGAGCACGCCTGA